A window of Candidatus Zixiibacteriota bacterium contains these coding sequences:
- a CDS encoding pyridoxamine 5'-phosphate oxidase family protein translates to MRRKDREITNPTVIAEIIRKAEVCHIGLCDEGEPYVLPVNFGYRDRIIYIHCAHEGRKLDIIRRNPRVCAVFDIDHELVRGEEAVKWSWKYRSVIAFGTAEILADDDLTGKTEALDILMSQYSDKSWTYPEKTLLRTGIIRITIDRMTGKAHE, encoded by the coding sequence ATGCGACGAAAAGACCGCGAAATCACAAATCCCACCGTTATAGCGGAGATCATCCGCAAGGCCGAAGTTTGCCATATCGGTCTGTGCGATGAGGGGGAGCCTTATGTTCTGCCGGTCAATTTCGGCTATCGCGATCGCATTATCTATATCCATTGCGCCCATGAGGGGCGGAAGCTCGATATTATCCGTCGCAATCCGAGAGTCTGCGCGGTATTCGATATTGACCACGAGCTGGTCAGGGGGGAGGAGGCGGTTAAGTGGAGCTGGAAATACCGCTCGGTGATAGCGTTCGGGACGGCTGAAATTCTGGCCGATGATGATCTGACCGGCAAGACCGAGGCGCTCGATATTTTGATGAGTCAGTACAGCGATAAAAGCTGGACCTATCCGGAGAAGACGTTGCTACGAACGGGGATCATCCGTATCACGATCGACCGCATGACCGGCAAAGCCCACGAGT
- the folP gene encoding dihydropteroate synthase — MKENSFKKNNDGNKVIRLSRGRQITLTRPHVMGILNVTPDSFSDGGLYATVDKAVEHALRMEEQGADIIDIGGESTRPGAEPVEEEVELQRVIPVIERLRDLSDIPISIDTYKSSVASAALKAGADIVNDISAMRFDTNMVSLMAKSGAPVVLMHMQGTPKEMQINPHYDDCVTEICDFFERRINLAEQHGIAREQIIIDPGIGFGKRLEDNLHILARFGDFCRLKVPVMIAASRKSFIGMLHDSERLASDRLGGSIAAAVIAVMDGASLVRAHDVPETVEALKVVQGVRSKL, encoded by the coding sequence ATGAAAGAAAACAGCTTCAAAAAAAACAACGACGGCAACAAAGTCATTCGGCTGTCCCGCGGGCGTCAGATTACCCTGACCCGTCCGCACGTTATGGGTATCCTGAACGTGACACCGGATTCGTTCTCCGACGGCGGTCTTTATGCCACGGTCGACAAGGCGGTGGAACATGCCCTGCGCATGGAAGAACAGGGCGCGGATATAATCGATATCGGCGGCGAGTCGACTCGTCCCGGAGCAGAGCCGGTCGAGGAAGAAGTCGAGTTGCAACGGGTCATACCGGTGATCGAACGACTGCGAGATTTATCCGATATTCCGATTTCGATCGACACCTACAAATCATCCGTCGCCTCGGCAGCGCTCAAGGCCGGTGCGGATATCGTCAACGATATCTCCGCGATGCGCTTCGATACCAACATGGTGAGCCTTATGGCCAAATCCGGAGCGCCGGTGGTACTGATGCACATGCAGGGGACTCCGAAAGAGATGCAGATTAATCCGCATTACGATGACTGCGTTACGGAGATATGTGACTTTTTCGAGCGACGCATCAACCTGGCAGAGCAGCACGGTATTGCTCGCGAACAGATTATCATCGATCCCGGCATCGGTTTCGGCAAGCGACTCGAAGACAATCTCCATATTCTGGCCCGGTTCGGTGATTTTTGCCGATTGAAGGTTCCTGTGATGATCGCCGCCTCGCGCAAAAGTTTCATCGGGATGCTCCATGATTCCGAACGTCTCGCCAGCGACCGGCTGGGGGGATCGATTGCCGCTGCGGTTATTGCGGTTATGGACGGCGCTAGTCTCGTACGGGCGCATGATGTTCCTGAAACGGTTGAGGCTCTTAAAGTGGTACAAGGGGTGAGAAGCAAGCTATGA
- the cdaA gene encoding diadenylate cyclase CdaA: MTLFRYDFISFGLKDAVDVMIVGFIIYQVLKLVKGTRSAQIIVGLSLIALTAFVAYWFQLQGLTWLYSTLAPFGLVVLVIVFQPELRGVLAQMGQNRFFRRFMAVQHRKSIEEVNRAVTRLSDLGYGGLIVIERNTGLRNFAESGKMINSEISWELLVTLFTPYTPLHDGAVIVSGDLIVAAAASLPLTSNMRYRKLFGMRHKAAIGVSEVSDAVVVVISEETHKISIAYNGILDADINKTDFRAKLETYMAK, from the coding sequence ATGACCTTGTTTCGGTATGATTTCATTTCGTTCGGCCTGAAGGATGCGGTCGACGTCATGATCGTCGGCTTCATCATCTATCAGGTTCTGAAACTGGTCAAGGGGACCCGCTCGGCCCAGATTATCGTCGGCCTGTCGTTGATCGCCCTGACCGCGTTCGTGGCTTATTGGTTCCAGCTCCAGGGACTGACCTGGCTCTACTCCACTCTTGCCCCGTTCGGCCTGGTGGTGCTGGTGATAGTCTTCCAGCCGGAGTTGCGCGGGGTTCTGGCGCAAATGGGTCAAAACCGGTTTTTCCGTCGCTTCATGGCGGTCCAGCACCGTAAATCCATCGAGGAAGTCAACCGGGCCGTAACTCGGTTGTCCGATCTCGGCTACGGCGGACTGATCGTGATCGAACGCAACACCGGTCTGCGGAATTTCGCCGAGTCCGGCAAAATGATCAACTCCGAAATCTCCTGGGAATTGCTGGTAACATTGTTTACCCCCTACACCCCTCTCCACGACGGCGCCGTGATCGTTTCCGGTGATCTTATCGTGGCCGCCGCGGCCTCATTGCCGTTGACCTCCAACATGCGTTATCGCAAGCTGTTCGGCATGCGCCATAAGGCGGCAATCGGGGTTTCCGAGGTTTCCGACGCGGTCGTGGTCGTGATCTCCGAGGAAACGCACAAAATATCAATCGCCTACAACGGTATCCTCGATGCGGATATCAACAAAACCGACTTCCGCGCCAAACTGGAAACATACATGGCGAAATAG
- the lepA gene encoding translation elongation factor 4, giving the protein MSKLSHIRNFSIIAHIDHGKSTLADRMLQLTRTISDRLMKNQVLDTMDLERERGITIKAHAIRLMYRAQDGIDYMFNLIDTPGHVDFTYEVSRALSACEGAILVVDASQGIEAQTLTNLYLAMENDLEILPVVNKIDLPNARPEEVTAEIVDLIGCKPEEVIPVSAKAGIGVDRLLEQIVKVIPPPSGDPDKPLQAMVFDSVFDSYRGAMPFIRVINGRLKPGDKIRFFATKLTYDVDEVGFRRLEGYPTSELAAGEVGYFYASIKNVGDTRIGDTITTVDRPADKPLPGFINVKPMVFSGIYPAVAENFAELRDALEKLKLNDSSLDFTPESSVALGFGFRVGFLGLLHMEIVTERLAREYDQVTINTVPNVQYRVHKTDGSIINVDSPAGMPPASETEFIEEPYVKSQIIVPAEYIGAIMRLGTERRGEYKTTEYLTTSRVSMTYEFPLSEIIFDFYDKLKSVTRGYASFDYEIPFYKRSDVVKLDILVNGESVDALSVIIHRDKAYRWGLNLNEKLRKLIPRQMFEVVLQAAIGGRIISRATVRPLRKNVTAKCYGGDITRKRKLLEKQREGKRRMKQVGSVEIPQEAFLAALQIER; this is encoded by the coding sequence ATGAGCAAGCTGAGTCACATTCGTAATTTCTCGATTATCGCCCATATCGACCACGGCAAATCGACCCTGGCCGACCGGATGCTCCAGCTTACCCGGACTATCTCCGACCGCCTGATGAAAAACCAGGTGCTCGACACGATGGACCTCGAGCGGGAGCGCGGCATTACGATCAAAGCTCACGCCATCCGGCTCATGTATCGCGCCCAGGACGGGATCGATTATATGTTCAACCTGATCGACACTCCCGGCCATGTCGATTTCACTTACGAGGTCAGCCGAGCGCTGTCCGCCTGTGAGGGAGCGATCCTGGTGGTGGATGCTTCCCAGGGAATCGAAGCCCAGACTCTGACCAATCTCTACCTCGCCATGGAAAACGACCTGGAGATTCTTCCGGTGGTCAATAAGATCGACCTGCCCAACGCCCGTCCCGAAGAGGTCACGGCGGAAATCGTAGACCTGATTGGTTGCAAACCGGAGGAGGTAATCCCGGTGTCGGCCAAGGCCGGAATCGGGGTTGATCGGTTGTTGGAACAGATCGTAAAAGTCATCCCGCCGCCGTCCGGTGATCCCGACAAACCGCTTCAGGCGATGGTGTTCGACTCGGTGTTTGACAGCTATCGCGGGGCGATGCCGTTCATTCGGGTAATCAACGGCCGCTTGAAACCCGGCGATAAAATTCGCTTTTTTGCCACCAAGCTTACTTATGACGTGGACGAGGTCGGATTCCGGCGACTGGAGGGATACCCAACCTCGGAACTGGCCGCCGGTGAAGTCGGTTATTTTTACGCCTCGATTAAAAATGTCGGCGACACTCGTATCGGCGACACGATTACGACCGTCGACCGACCGGCCGACAAACCGCTGCCGGGATTCATCAATGTCAAACCGATGGTCTTCTCGGGCATCTACCCGGCCGTGGCGGAAAATTTCGCCGAACTGCGGGACGCTCTGGAAAAACTGAAGTTGAACGACTCCTCGCTCGATTTCACTCCGGAATCCTCGGTAGCGTTGGGATTCGGTTTCCGGGTGGGATTCCTCGGTCTGCTGCACATGGAAATCGTAACCGAACGTCTCGCCCGCGAATACGATCAGGTCACGATCAACACCGTCCCGAACGTACAATATCGGGTGCACAAAACCGATGGCTCGATCATTAATGTCGACTCGCCCGCCGGCATGCCGCCGGCATCGGAGACGGAGTTTATCGAGGAGCCGTACGTCAAATCACAGATCATCGTCCCGGCCGAGTATATTGGGGCGATCATGCGCCTCGGTACGGAGCGCCGAGGTGAATACAAAACAACCGAATATCTCACCACCAGCCGGGTCAGTATGACGTATGAGTTCCCCCTGTCGGAGATAATTTTTGACTTCTACGACAAGCTGAAATCGGTTACCCGCGGGTATGCCTCGTTTGACTATGAAATCCCGTTTTACAAGCGGTCCGATGTCGTTAAACTCGATATTCTCGTCAACGGCGAATCGGTCGATGCCCTCTCGGTTATTATTCATCGCGACAAAGCCTATCGCTGGGGTTTGAACCTGAACGAGAAGCTGCGCAAGCTGATCCCGCGCCAGATGTTCGAGGTGGTGTTGCAGGCAGCTATCGGCGGCCGCATTATCAGTCGAGCCACGGTGCGGCCGCTGCGTAAGAACGTCACGGCCAAATGTTACGGCGGTGATATTACCCGAAAGAGAAAGCTCCTCGAAAAACAGCGCGAAGGAAAACGCCGTATGAAGCAGGTCGGATCGGTTGAAATTCCTCAGGAAGCGTTTCTGGCCGCCCTTCAAATCGAACGGTAG
- a CDS encoding asparagine synthetase B: protein MKLVTIIITLLLAANLSATSLLIPMDQTQTDHLKAYGVTFKVLQQGQTAQWLLNYRNGSFLLDRTEATMSMCLMMGVNYEEVTSGQVADIMRQIEVENMERVELRKAPKIAVYSPPSSQPWDDAVTLALTYAEIAYDVVWDEEVLAGELENYDWLHCHHEDFTGQYGKFYGAYRNAVWYQADVEVNEQMAAKLGYTKVSDMKLDVARTIYDYVRRGGFLFSMCSAPETIDIALAAENTDIVPREFDGDPVDPDAMSKLDYSKTFAFENFTPDFNPLQYRHSDIDTYPDRLVRFVNEDDDFFYLFDFAAKLDPVPTMLTQCHTNTVDGFMGQTTGFRKSLLKKFVVVLGQPDNYDEVRYIHGDLGRGTFTFLSGHDPEDYRHMVNDPPTDLKLHKNSPGYRLLLNNVLFPAAEKKERKT, encoded by the coding sequence ATGAAACTCGTTACGATTATAATCACGCTCCTGCTGGCCGCCAATTTGTCGGCCACCTCCCTGTTGATCCCGATGGATCAGACTCAGACCGATCACCTCAAAGCTTATGGTGTAACGTTCAAGGTTCTCCAGCAGGGACAAACGGCCCAATGGCTGCTTAACTACCGTAACGGATCGTTTTTGCTCGACCGGACCGAAGCCACTATGAGTATGTGTCTGATGATGGGTGTGAATTACGAGGAGGTCACCTCCGGCCAGGTGGCCGATATCATGCGTCAGATCGAAGTGGAAAACATGGAGCGAGTCGAACTCCGGAAAGCCCCCAAGATAGCCGTTTACTCTCCACCGTCGAGCCAGCCCTGGGACGATGCCGTGACTCTGGCGCTGACCTATGCTGAGATCGCCTATGATGTCGTTTGGGATGAGGAAGTCCTTGCCGGGGAATTGGAGAACTACGACTGGCTGCATTGCCACCACGAGGATTTCACCGGGCAATACGGCAAGTTCTACGGTGCCTATCGCAATGCCGTCTGGTATCAGGCCGATGTGGAAGTAAACGAACAAATGGCAGCCAAGCTGGGTTATACCAAAGTTTCGGACATGAAACTCGATGTCGCCCGTACGATCTACGATTACGTCCGACGCGGCGGCTTTTTGTTCAGCATGTGCTCCGCACCGGAGACGATCGATATCGCTCTGGCGGCCGAAAACACCGACATCGTTCCGAGAGAGTTCGACGGGGACCCGGTCGATCCCGATGCAATGAGCAAGCTGGATTACAGTAAAACGTTCGCTTTCGAGAATTTTACCCCTGACTTCAATCCTTTGCAATACCGTCACAGCGATATCGACACCTACCCCGACCGCCTGGTTCGTTTCGTCAACGAAGATGACGACTTTTTCTACTTGTTTGATTTTGCGGCCAAGCTGGACCCGGTGCCGACCATGCTCACGCAGTGTCACACCAACACCGTCGACGGGTTCATGGGTCAAACGACCGGATTTCGTAAATCATTACTCAAAAAATTCGTAGTCGTGCTGGGACAACCGGATAATTACGACGAAGTACGTTACATCCACGGGGACCTCGGCCGGGGGACGTTTACGTTCCTGTCCGGCCACGACCCGGAGGATTACCGACACATGGTCAACGATCCGCCGACTGATCTGAAATTGCATAAAAACTCCCCCGGTTATCGACTGCTTCTGAACAATGTCCTCTTCCCGGCCGCCGAGAAAAAAGAACGTAAGACCTGA
- the ruvX gene encoding Holliday junction resolvase RuvX, whose product MISDPDKTYIGIDYGERRIGLAKSDPTGLIASALVTLEVHSRKDALKQLQEQFAEHHPRALIVGYPLLASGDKSEKCRQIDRFVEELRSIYEGPIHLVDERHSSQEAASIIHAHGQKTGKDKRRIDRLAAVIILQRYLDEQTI is encoded by the coding sequence ATGATTTCCGATCCCGACAAAACATATATAGGTATCGACTACGGCGAACGTCGCATCGGTCTTGCCAAAAGCGATCCGACCGGGTTGATCGCCTCAGCGCTGGTGACGCTCGAGGTTCACTCGCGAAAAGATGCTCTGAAGCAATTGCAGGAACAGTTCGCGGAACATCACCCCCGGGCGTTAATCGTAGGTTACCCTTTGCTCGCATCCGGCGACAAGAGTGAGAAATGTCGACAGATTGACCGCTTCGTGGAAGAACTGCGAAGCATCTACGAAGGCCCAATTCACCTGGTCGACGAACGTCATTCATCGCAGGAAGCGGCCTCGATCATCCATGCCCACGGCCAGAAAACCGGCAAGGATAAAAGACGTATCGACCGCCTGGCGGCGGTAATCATTCTTCAACGTTACCTGGATGAACAAACGATATGA
- the mltG gene encoding endolytic transglycosylase MltG, whose protein sequence is MNKITGKITVLALIVIAIVIVWAAYGYWSTVDLGNRNVSLIVAPGDGFSATANRLVDSGVVAGSFWLKLPARLTGVDRKLTPGRYDFTGKNSCASVLEIFRKSNFVRIKLTVPEGATIRQVASLVSRALELDSTEFVSLNDDRNFLSELGLPSVEGYLFPETYFIPWGSEVRDVAAEMVLMFRAQTDSLQVYETPLELEWEDVIKLASIVEAEARLDSDRDTIASVYLNRLRLDWKLDADPTVIYGLGGLDRPLYLKDLERETPFNTYLHKGLPPTPINSPGLASIIAILHPAETDYFFFVADNRGKHVFSRTNAEHNRARERLHREAQQNR, encoded by the coding sequence ATGAATAAAATCACCGGTAAGATTACGGTTTTAGCTCTGATAGTTATCGCGATCGTTATCGTCTGGGCAGCCTATGGATATTGGTCGACGGTCGACCTCGGCAACAGAAACGTTTCGTTAATCGTTGCCCCCGGTGACGGCTTCAGCGCTACGGCCAATCGGCTGGTAGATTCCGGGGTCGTTGCCGGATCTTTCTGGCTTAAACTGCCGGCGCGACTGACGGGCGTTGACCGCAAACTCACCCCCGGTCGTTACGATTTCACCGGCAAGAATTCATGCGCTTCGGTTCTGGAAATCTTTCGTAAATCCAATTTCGTGCGGATCAAGCTGACCGTCCCGGAGGGAGCCACGATCCGGCAGGTTGCCTCACTCGTGAGCCGAGCCCTGGAACTGGATTCGACCGAGTTCGTATCGCTCAACGATGACCGGAATTTCCTTTCGGAACTGGGCCTGCCGTCGGTTGAGGGCTACCTTTTCCCCGAGACCTATTTTATCCCGTGGGGCAGCGAAGTACGTGATGTCGCGGCGGAAATGGTGCTGATGTTCCGTGCTCAAACCGATTCGCTGCAAGTGTACGAAACGCCGCTGGAGTTGGAATGGGAGGATGTAATCAAGCTGGCTTCGATCGTGGAGGCGGAAGCCCGACTCGATTCCGACCGGGACACGATCGCGTCGGTTTATCTCAATCGTCTGCGTCTGGACTGGAAACTGGATGCCGACCCGACCGTCATCTACGGCCTGGGGGGGCTTGATCGACCGTTGTACCTGAAAGATCTCGAACGCGAGACACCGTTCAACACCTATCTGCACAAAGGCTTGCCGCCGACGCCCATTAATTCACCGGGATTGGCTTCAATCATAGCCATCCTGCATCCGGCTGAAACCGATTACTTCTTCTTCGTGGCTGATAATCGGGGAAAGCATGTTTTCTCGCGTACCAACGCCGAGCACAATCGCGCTCGTGAGCGACTGCATCGCGAGGCTCAACAAAACCGCTGA
- a CDS encoding GAF domain-containing protein, producing MNDLKDGTFDIASLPVLAEEDGPSREPRFRDRGDLSETFFSITRELSKKYDIDKGVLVLRHDQDGKLAAISTWQRGFGRDGLALNLPTEASLLEKVAEDGRIYTEEFSGSFSGNFFERKLLLDDDTRSFVVQPLKSDGRVLGLMGFSSTQPCAFAMFEEGTVDRLADQLGALIQRKICY from the coding sequence ATGAATGATCTGAAGGACGGAACTTTCGATATCGCTTCCTTGCCGGTGCTGGCCGAAGAAGATGGTCCGTCGCGCGAGCCGCGTTTTCGGGATCGCGGCGATTTGTCCGAGACATTCTTCTCGATCACGCGTGAGTTGAGCAAGAAGTACGATATCGACAAAGGGGTGCTGGTACTGCGTCACGATCAGGACGGCAAACTGGCGGCTATTTCAACCTGGCAACGCGGCTTTGGCCGCGACGGCCTCGCGCTGAATCTCCCGACCGAGGCCTCTCTCCTTGAGAAGGTGGCGGAGGACGGGCGCATTTACACCGAGGAGTTCAGCGGCAGTTTCAGCGGGAATTTTTTCGAACGTAAACTCCTGCTGGACGACGACACCAGGTCGTTCGTGGTGCAGCCGCTCAAATCCGATGGGCGCGTGCTCGGATTGATGGGTTTTTCATCGACCCAGCCCTGTGCTTTTGCCATGTTCGAGGAGGGAACGGTCGACCGTCTGGCCGATCAACTGGGCGCCCTGATCCAGCGTAAAATCTGTTATTGA
- a CDS encoding sigma 54-interacting transcriptional regulator — MLDDRKTTQTILIACRQNYSNQQLVQTLRGPGRTIVTIESLEEKQKLPVDIVLTDSQELDNIKALQTSGRIVSDLFSETLLLSDDIPDVTHRWQLRPIGFNHEAHDLELIVDQALENIRLNREVIQLRETVAQSYGFDNIVGISKHIEQLKETAARLAPTDIALLIQGGPGTGKKLLAHAIHHHSERRNGPFVSIDLSAVPVRLLKRDLFGIEDDDLPMSGRKSLVEQADGGTLLLEEVSQVPLDMQTVLADFLQDFRLPEGHAEAGRKLDVRVISSTDQVLTSMVRDGEFEQRLLDRLSVIPIKMATLAERSEDIEILTDYFLRRICRDLDRPTLFITREAVDRLLAYSWPGNVRELENCLRRAATLCKDDTLDVRDITFLGVEGPSIEEHYDVMNTRVVDRGKRGLLDTNQRSVIEQALDENDWNFTQTAQELGIGRTTLWRKVKKYKLTRSSSLENV, encoded by the coding sequence ATGTTGGACGATAGAAAGACAACTCAGACAATACTAATTGCCTGTCGGCAAAATTACTCGAATCAACAACTTGTACAAACACTTCGGGGACCAGGACGTACGATTGTTACGATCGAAAGCCTCGAAGAGAAGCAGAAACTGCCGGTCGATATAGTTCTTACCGACTCGCAGGAGCTTGATAATATCAAAGCTCTTCAGACTTCCGGCCGAATCGTGTCGGACCTGTTTTCCGAGACGTTGCTGTTGAGCGACGACATTCCTGACGTAACTCATCGTTGGCAATTGCGGCCGATTGGATTTAATCATGAAGCACACGATCTTGAGCTGATTGTCGATCAGGCCCTGGAAAATATCCGTCTCAATCGCGAAGTGATACAATTGCGCGAGACGGTGGCGCAATCTTATGGGTTCGATAATATCGTCGGTATCTCCAAACATATCGAACAACTCAAAGAAACCGCCGCACGCCTGGCCCCAACCGATATTGCCCTGCTTATTCAGGGAGGGCCCGGCACCGGTAAGAAATTGCTGGCGCATGCCATTCACCATCATTCCGAGCGACGCAACGGACCGTTCGTATCGATCGATCTGAGTGCGGTCCCGGTTCGTTTGTTGAAACGGGACTTGTTCGGGATCGAGGACGATGACCTGCCGATGTCCGGTCGCAAGAGCCTTGTCGAACAGGCCGACGGCGGTACGTTGTTGCTCGAAGAAGTCAGCCAGGTACCGCTCGATATGCAAACCGTGCTGGCTGATTTCCTTCAGGATTTCCGTCTGCCGGAGGGACATGCCGAAGCGGGACGCAAACTTGATGTGCGGGTGATTTCATCGACCGACCAGGTGTTGACCTCAATGGTTCGGGACGGCGAGTTCGAACAACGATTACTCGATCGGTTGAGTGTGATCCCGATCAAAATGGCCACGCTGGCCGAACGAAGCGAGGATATCGAAATCCTGACCGATTATTTTCTGCGTCGTATTTGTCGAGACCTTGACCGACCCACGCTGTTCATCACTCGTGAAGCGGTTGACCGCCTGCTGGCTTATTCCTGGCCCGGCAATGTTCGCGAATTGGAAAACTGCCTGCGCCGAGCGGCCACGCTTTGCAAAGACGATACCCTCGATGTGCGCGATATCACTTTCCTCGGGGTGGAGGGACCTTCGATCGAGGAACATTATGATGTCATGAATACGAGAGTGGTGGATCGAGGCAAACGCGGACTACTCGATACCAATCAACGTTCGGTGATCGAACAGGCTCTCGACGAAAATGACTGGAATTTCACCCAAACCGCACAAGAGCTGGGTATCGGTCGTACCACCCTCTGGCGCAAGGTGAAGAAATACAAACTGACACGAAGTTCATCACTCGAAAACGTCTAG
- the proS gene encoding proline--tRNA ligase, protein MSAKKQQTAISPTREDDYPEWYQQVIKAADMAEMSHVRGCMVIKPWGYGIWELIKNGLDQRIKETGHENAYFPLFIPLSFLEKEAGHVEGFAKECAVVTHHRLVEKDGRLVPTGELEEPLIVRPTSETIIGRSFAKWIQSYRDLPLLINQWANVVRWEMRPRIFLRTTEFLWQEGHTAHATHDEAVKETYKMLEVYRSFAEDELALPVIAGEKTPAERFPGAVNTYCIEAMMQDRKALQAGTSHYLGQNFSKAFEIQFSNTEGDLENAYTTSWGVSSRMIGAVIMVHADDNGLRLPPRIAPKQVVIIPMLNKPGEEDVIMTYCRQVESSLKDLYWNGFPVRIYLDDRDMRPIDKKWQWVKRGAPIRLEIGPRDIENDAVFMARRDQSIKVAETVKRAELDSVVIDALGAIQQTLYDQAKVLLEQQTYRDINDWETFVKFFTPKDEEKPEIHGGFVLAKYCNNPECEAKAADMKVTIRCLPFEQSGTEGKCVVCGAPATTDALFAKSY, encoded by the coding sequence GTGAGCGCAAAGAAACAGCAGACAGCAATTTCACCGACTCGTGAAGATGATTATCCCGAGTGGTATCAGCAGGTGATCAAAGCAGCCGATATGGCCGAGATGTCGCACGTCCGCGGCTGTATGGTGATAAAGCCCTGGGGCTATGGAATCTGGGAGCTGATAAAAAACGGCCTCGACCAGCGAATCAAAGAGACCGGACACGAAAATGCTTATTTCCCGCTTTTCATTCCCCTGAGTTTCCTTGAAAAAGAAGCGGGGCATGTCGAGGGTTTCGCCAAGGAATGCGCCGTGGTAACGCATCACCGGCTGGTGGAAAAAGACGGACGACTGGTCCCGACCGGCGAACTGGAAGAACCGCTGATCGTGCGTCCGACTTCGGAGACGATCATCGGACGGTCGTTCGCCAAATGGATTCAGTCTTACCGCGACCTGCCGCTGCTGATTAACCAGTGGGCCAATGTCGTTCGCTGGGAAATGCGCCCTCGGATTTTCCTTCGCACGACCGAATTTCTCTGGCAGGAAGGCCACACCGCTCATGCGACTCACGACGAAGCGGTTAAAGAAACCTATAAGATGCTCGAAGTGTATCGTTCATTCGCCGAGGATGAACTGGCTCTTCCGGTAATTGCGGGTGAAAAAACTCCCGCCGAGCGTTTCCCCGGGGCGGTCAACACTTATTGCATCGAGGCCATGATGCAGGACCGCAAGGCGCTCCAGGCAGGCACTTCACATTATCTCGGACAGAATTTTTCCAAGGCGTTCGAGATCCAATTCTCCAACACCGAAGGCGACCTGGAAAATGCCTACACCACGAGCTGGGGAGTATCGAGTCGGATGATCGGAGCCGTGATCATGGTCCACGCCGACGACAACGGCCTGCGCCTGCCGCCGCGTATCGCCCCGAAGCAGGTGGTAATCATACCGATGCTTAACAAACCGGGCGAAGAAGATGTGATCATGACTTATTGTCGCCAGGTGGAGTCATCGCTCAAAGACCTGTACTGGAACGGTTTCCCGGTTCGGATATATCTCGATGACCGCGACATGCGCCCGATCGACAAAAAATGGCAATGGGTCAAACGCGGCGCTCCGATCCGCCTGGAGATCGGCCCTCGCGATATCGAGAATGACGCTGTTTTCATGGCTCGCCGAGATCAGTCGATCAAAGTAGCCGAAACGGTCAAGCGGGCGGAACTCGATTCCGTCGTGATCGACGCCCTTGGAGCCATCCAGCAGACTTTGTACGATCAAGCCAAGGTGCTGCTGGAACAGCAAACTTACCGGGATATCAACGATTGGGAAACTTTCGTGAAGTTCTTTACGCCCAAAGACGAGGAGAAACCGGAAATTCACGGCGGTTTCGTTCTGGCCAAATACTGTAACAATCCGGAATGCGAGGCCAAAGCGGCTGATATGAAAGTGACCATTCGCTGTTTGCCGTTCGAGCAATCGGGCACCGAAGGGAAATGTGTCGTTTGCGGCGCTCCGGCCACGACCGATGCCCTGTTCGCAAAATCGTACTAG